One region of Sardina pilchardus chromosome 18, fSarPil1.1, whole genome shotgun sequence genomic DNA includes:
- the pyroxd2 gene encoding pyridine nucleotide-disulfide oxidoreductase domain-containing protein 2 has product MAARVCFGHGQRAVAGLGTVTRASHSSAPRAEYDAVIIGGGHNGLVASAYLQKGGLKTAVLERRHVLGGAAVTEELFPGFHFSRASYLLSLLRPHIYRDLELEKHGLRVFMRDPHAFTPMLEEGVGGKPPRSLLLGADITKNQEEISKFSKRDAQEYLAFLQHLEKLACAVHPILDAPPVDVPRATEGSLWRRLTALKSLKPLIRSGLKLGKNIPDFYELVTAPIMKVLNRWFESEPLRATLATDSVIGAMTSPSTPGSGYVLLHHVMGELEKEKGAWGYVQGGMGGVSKAIASSARALGADIFTEQSVDKVLVGSDGRAQGVVLQDGTEVRSKVVLSNATPYVTFTQLTPKECLSSEFLRAVNQIDYTSPVTKINVAVDRLPNFLAAPNTAEGVAGPHHQCSIHLNCESVDVLEEAYRECQQGRPSSRPMLEMTIPSVLDSSLAPPGCHVVSLFTQFTPFTLEGGRPWSEQDRQDYANNVFDWVEKYAPGFKSSIVGTDILTPPDLERVFGLTGGNIFHGAMSLDQLYLARPLPSMADYRSPIRGLYLCGSGNHPGGGVMGSAGWNSALTVLADMKRG; this is encoded by the exons ATGGCTGCTCGCGTCTGTTTCGGACACGGCCAGCGCGCGGTGGCTGGACTGGGGACAGTGACCCGCGCTAGCCACAGCTCTGCGCCTCGAGCCGAGTATGACGCGGTGATCATCGGCGGAG GACACAACGGACTGGTGGCT tctgcgtACCTGCAGAAGGGCGGTCTGAAGACAGCGGTTCTGGAGCGGAGACATGTGCTGGGCGGAGCCGCCGTAACCGAGGAGCTTTTCCCCG GATTCCACTTCTCCAGAGCCTCATACCTGCTCAGTCTGTTAAGGCCACACATCTACCGGGACCTGGAGTTAGAG aAGCATGGGTTACGGGTGTTCATGCGTGACCCCCACGCCTTCACGCCCAtgctggaggagggggtgggaggcAAACCCCCCCGCTCTCTTCTGCTCGGTGCTGACATCACCAAGAACCAGGAAGAGATCTCCAAGTTCAGCAAGAGGGATGCTcag gagtacCTGGCGTTCCTGCAGCACCTGGAGAAGCTGGCGTGTGCGGTGCACCCCATACTGGACGCTCCACCAGTGGACGTGCCTCGTGCCACCGAGGGGTCGCTATGGAGACGCCTGACCGCCCTCAAGTCTCTAAAGCCGCTCATACGCAGTg GGCTGAAACTGGGGAAGAACATTCCAGACTTCTATGAACTTGTTACTGCCCCCataatgaag GTGCTGAACCGCTGGTTTGAGTCAGAGCCTTTGCGAGCGACGTTAGCCACAGACTCCGTGATCGGAGCCATGACCAGCCCTAGCACACCAGGCAgcgg atatgtGCTGCTGCATCATGTGATGGgggagctggagaaggagaagggggcGTGGGGTTATGTGCAGGGCGGCATGGGGGGCGTGTCCAAAGCCATCGCTAGCTCGGCCCGTGCCTTGGGAGCCGATATCTTCACtgagcaa aGTGTTGATAAGGTTCTAGTGGGATCCGATGGCCGAGCCCAGGGTGTGGTTCTGCAGGACGGAACCGAGGTCCGCAGTAAAGTGGTGCTGTCCAATGCTACGCCGTACGTCACCTTCACCCAACTCACTCCAAAG GAGTGTCTATCTTCAGAATTTCTCAGAGCTGTAAATCAGATCGACTACACGTCCCCCGTCACCAAAATCAATG TGGCTGTTGACCGACTACCAAATTTCCTGGCGGCGCCGAACACGGCGGAGGGAGTGGCGGGCCCCCACCACCAGTGCTCCATCCACCTCAACTGTGAGAGTGTGGACGTGCTGGAGGAAGCCTACAGGGAGTGTCAGCAGGGACGCCCTtcatccag gcccatGCTGGAGATGACCATCCCCTCGGTGCTGGACAGCTCTCTGGCGCCCCCCGGCTGTCACGTGGTGTCGCTCTTCACCCAGTTCACCCCCTTCACCCTGGAGGGCGGGCGGCCATGGAGCGAGCAGGACAGACAGGACTACGCCAACAACG tgTTTGACTGGGTGGAGAAGTACGCGCCAGGCTTCAAGAGCTCCATCGTAGGGACGGATATTCTGACACCCCCAGACCTGGAGAGAGTGTTCGGGCTGACAGggggg aacaTCTTCCATGGTGCCAtgtcattggaccagctctacctGGCGCGACCTTTGCCCTCCATGGCTGACTACCGCTCTCCAATCAGGGGCCTGTATCTGTGTGGCAGCGGCAACCACCCAG gtggaGGGGTGATGGGATCAGCTGGATGGAATTCTGCCCTAACTGTCCTGGCTGACATGAAGAGAGGCTGA